The Archangium lipolyticum genome window below encodes:
- a CDS encoding citrate synthase produces the protein MPKDTLTITDNRTGKTYEVPIENGCIRTNNLRQIKVSEDDFGLMGYDPAFLNTANCKSAITFIDGDKGILEYRGYPIEQLAERSSYLEVAYLLLNGELPTQKQQEEFSYLVTHHTYVHENIKSFMDGFRYDAHPMSMLASTVAALSGFYPDARNIKDERSRSIQITRLIAKMPTIAAFSYRHSMGLPYVYPDNDLSYVGNFLAMIRKIGTASYKVHPTLEKALDVLFILHADHEQNCSTTSVRTVGSSEVDPYSAVAAGIAALYGPLHGGANEAVLRMLREIGHISKVPDFIKAVKTGEGEKKLMGFGHRVYKSYDPRAKVIKRVADEVFDVTGKNPLLEIAVELERIALQDDYFVKRKLYPNVDFYSGLIYEAMGFPVEMFPVLFAIPRTVGWCAQWQEMVKDPEQKIARPRQVYTGSKRRDYVPMTDRK, from the coding sequence ATGCCAAAGGACACGCTGACGATCACGGACAACCGGACCGGGAAGACGTACGAGGTCCCGATCGAGAATGGCTGCATTCGGACGAACAACCTCCGGCAGATCAAGGTCTCAGAGGACGACTTTGGTCTGATGGGTTACGACCCGGCGTTCCTGAACACGGCCAACTGCAAGAGCGCCATCACCTTCATCGATGGCGACAAGGGCATCCTTGAGTACCGGGGATATCCCATCGAGCAGCTCGCCGAGCGCTCCTCGTACCTCGAGGTGGCGTACCTGCTGCTCAATGGTGAGCTGCCCACGCAGAAGCAGCAGGAGGAGTTCAGCTACCTCGTGACGCACCACACGTACGTGCACGAGAACATCAAGTCCTTCATGGACGGGTTCCGCTACGACGCGCACCCGATGTCCATGCTGGCCTCGACGGTGGCGGCGCTCTCGGGCTTCTACCCGGACGCGCGCAACATCAAGGACGAGCGCAGCCGCAGCATCCAGATCACCCGGCTCATCGCGAAGATGCCGACGATCGCGGCCTTCTCGTACCGCCACAGCATGGGCCTGCCGTACGTCTACCCGGACAACGACCTGTCCTACGTGGGCAACTTCCTGGCGATGATCCGGAAGATCGGCACGGCGTCGTACAAGGTGCACCCGACGCTGGAGAAGGCGCTGGACGTGCTGTTCATCCTGCACGCGGACCACGAGCAGAACTGCTCGACGACGTCGGTGCGCACGGTGGGTTCGTCCGAGGTGGATCCGTACTCGGCGGTGGCGGCGGGCATCGCGGCCCTCTACGGCCCGCTGCACGGCGGCGCCAACGAGGCGGTGCTGCGGATGCTGCGCGAGATCGGCCACATCTCGAAGGTGCCCGACTTCATCAAGGCGGTGAAGACCGGCGAGGGTGAGAAGAAGCTGATGGGCTTCGGTCACCGCGTCTACAAGTCGTACGACCCGCGCGCGAAGGTGATCAAGCGGGTGGCGGACGAGGTCTTCGACGTGACGGGCAAGAACCCGCTGCTGGAGATCGCGGTGGAGCTCGAGCGGATTGCCCTGCAGGACGACTACTTCGTGAAGCGCAAGCTGTACCCGAACGTGGACTTCTACTCGGGGCTCATCTACGAGGCGATGGGCTTCCCGGTGGAGATGTTCCCGGTGCTCTTCGCGATTCCGCGTACGGTGGGTTGGTGCGCGCAGTGGCAGGAGATGGTGAAGGATCCGGAGCAGAAGATCGCGCGTCCGCGTCAGGTGTACACGGGCTCGAAGCGTCGCGACTACGTGCCGATGACGGATCGCAAGTAG
- a CDS encoding AMP-dependent synthetase/ligase, translating to MDTPRTLVHALHDQATRRQYRPALWTRRGRTYIPTSWHEYALRVKRFALGLLSLGFRSGSALPILSFNREEWLVADLAAMALGGMPVGVYTTSSVEQVQYIVDHCEAEFLVVENEKHLATALAVRERVPRLRHIIVLESNPALPEGVLRYSDVQALGTGADEAPYWGAVNTLQPEGLATLIYTSGTTGNPKGVMLSHRNLVWTAHHLMRATGMREEGEALLSYLPLAHIAEQMLSLHGPLLIGAEVFFARSMESVPEDLREARPTLFFGVPRVWEKFKGRIEEALREQPASRQKVVSWARQVAAERNALAIRHERVPLFLEGQYQLARRSVFQSLLGRVGLDRARFVVSGAAPIGRDVLEFFASLDLVLREVYGQSEVCGPTTLNTLEATRLGSLGRPILGVEVRIAGDGEILVRSGGVCMGYFKDPDATAELLREGWLHSGDVGQLDPEGFLHITGRKKEILVTSGGKKTAPAHIEMLLKAVPPVGHALVIGERRKFLVALLTLDPERSRALARQQGWPEELSALAVDPRLRQHLQASIEHEVNPRLARFEGIKRFAVLAQDFSIDGGELTPSMKMRRQVIEARYKDLIESLYADAESPGVVQAG from the coding sequence ATGGACACTCCCAGGACCCTGGTGCATGCGCTGCATGATCAAGCCACCCGGCGACAGTACCGTCCGGCCCTGTGGACGCGCAGGGGCCGGACGTACATCCCCACCTCGTGGCACGAGTATGCCCTCCGGGTGAAGCGCTTTGCCCTGGGGTTGCTCTCCCTGGGGTTCCGGAGTGGAAGCGCCTTGCCCATCCTCTCCTTCAACCGCGAGGAGTGGCTCGTGGCGGACCTGGCGGCCATGGCCCTGGGAGGCATGCCGGTGGGGGTCTACACCACCAGCAGCGTGGAGCAGGTCCAGTACATCGTCGACCACTGCGAGGCGGAGTTCCTCGTGGTGGAGAACGAGAAGCACCTGGCCACCGCCCTCGCCGTGCGCGAGCGCGTGCCCCGGCTGCGTCACATCATCGTCCTGGAGTCCAATCCGGCCCTCCCCGAGGGCGTGCTGCGCTATTCGGACGTGCAGGCGCTCGGTACCGGTGCCGACGAGGCGCCCTACTGGGGGGCCGTCAACACCCTCCAACCCGAGGGGCTCGCCACCCTCATCTACACCTCCGGCACCACCGGCAACCCCAAGGGGGTCATGCTCAGCCACCGCAACCTCGTGTGGACGGCCCATCATCTGATGCGCGCCACCGGCATGCGCGAGGAAGGGGAGGCGCTGTTGTCGTACCTGCCCCTGGCGCACATCGCCGAGCAGATGCTCAGCCTCCACGGGCCGCTGCTCATCGGTGCCGAGGTGTTCTTCGCGCGCTCCATGGAGTCGGTGCCGGAGGACCTGCGAGAGGCCCGGCCCACGCTCTTCTTCGGCGTGCCGCGCGTGTGGGAGAAGTTCAAGGGCCGCATCGAGGAGGCCCTCCGCGAGCAGCCCGCCTCCCGCCAGAAGGTGGTCTCCTGGGCCCGCCAGGTGGCCGCCGAACGCAATGCCCTCGCCATCCGTCACGAGCGCGTTCCCCTGTTCCTGGAGGGCCAGTATCAGCTCGCCCGGCGCTCCGTCTTCCAGTCCCTGCTGGGGAGGGTCGGGTTGGATCGCGCCCGCTTCGTCGTCAGCGGCGCCGCCCCCATCGGCCGGGACGTGCTCGAGTTCTTCGCCTCGCTCGACCTCGTCCTGCGCGAGGTCTACGGCCAGTCCGAGGTGTGTGGCCCCACCACTCTCAACACCCTCGAGGCCACCCGCCTGGGCTCCCTCGGCCGGCCCATCCTGGGCGTCGAGGTCCGCATCGCCGGTGACGGGGAGATCCTCGTGCGCAGCGGCGGCGTCTGCATGGGGTATTTCAAGGACCCGGATGCCACCGCCGAGCTGCTTCGTGAGGGGTGGTTGCACTCGGGCGACGTCGGCCAGCTCGACCCCGAGGGGTTCCTCCACATCACCGGCCGCAAGAAGGAGATCCTCGTCACCTCCGGCGGCAAGAAGACCGCACCCGCTCACATCGAGATGCTCCTAAAGGCCGTGCCTCCCGTCGGCCACGCGCTCGTCATCGGCGAGCGCCGCAAGTTCCTCGTGGCCCTCCTCACCCTGGATCCCGAGCGCTCCCGGGCGCTCGCCCGACAGCAGGGCTGGCCCGAGGAGCTGTCCGCACTCGCCGTGGATCCCCGCCTGCGCCAGCACCTCCAGGCCTCCATCGAGCACGAGGTGAACCCCCGCCTGGCCCGCTTCGAGGGCATCAAGCGCTTCGCCGTGCTCGCCCAGGACTTCTCCATCGACGGCGGTGAGCTCACCCCCAGCATGAAGATGCGCCGCCAGGTCATCGAGGCCCGTTACAAGGACCTCATCGAGTCCTTGTATGCAGACGCGGAGTCCCCGGGGGTGGTCCAGGCGGGGTAG
- a CDS encoding CpXC domain-containing protein, whose protein sequence is MTIDLTCQKCEGTFELDAQDLIDGTEKLVCPHCGQKAPTNVQEDFVSALTEMRTQVAVLGKKFAVSLALETEDLEDELDEDDESDEDEESDDEELDFDEDEDVEDEEDYDEDEDER, encoded by the coding sequence ATGACGATCGATCTCACTTGCCAGAAGTGTGAGGGCACCTTCGAGCTGGACGCTCAGGATCTCATTGACGGGACGGAGAAACTCGTCTGCCCGCATTGCGGTCAAAAAGCGCCCACCAACGTCCAGGAGGACTTCGTCTCGGCCCTCACCGAGATGCGGACCCAGGTGGCCGTGCTCGGCAAGAAGTTCGCCGTCTCGCTGGCGCTGGAGACCGAGGATCTGGAGGACGAGCTCGACGAGGACGACGAGTCCGACGAGGACGAGGAGTCCGACGACGAGGAGCTCGACTTCGACGAGGACGAGGACGTCGAGGACGAAGAGGACTACGACGAGGACGAGGACGAGCGCTGA
- a CDS encoding bifunctional nuclease family protein, protein MKTPIAATFLLGPLSAALLALGGVFLPASGAHSSPKAAAVDDETACVPKKGGNPAACKELVELQVRDVIPLVEAQTHAVVLTTSDGEMVLPIFVDESAAVAIAFRLAHLRPPQPLAQDLLGSVVTELGGKVVEVRIDDLHDDIYTGRVFLTQGKRKMALDARPSDSIAMALDGQARIMVTRKVLDEAGITRDEIDSLREGGPGVGGSGPGDEQVVPMPGDPHHGMPPPGLAPKLVPEKTDEISL, encoded by the coding sequence GTGAAAACGCCCATCGCTGCCACGTTCCTCCTTGGTCCGCTTTCAGCCGCGCTGCTTGCCCTGGGAGGCGTCTTCCTCCCGGCCTCCGGTGCACACTCCTCGCCCAAGGCCGCGGCCGTGGATGACGAGACGGCGTGCGTGCCGAAGAAGGGTGGAAACCCCGCCGCCTGCAAGGAGCTGGTCGAGCTCCAGGTGCGCGACGTGATCCCCCTGGTCGAGGCGCAGACACACGCCGTGGTGCTCACCACCTCGGACGGGGAGATGGTGCTCCCCATCTTCGTGGACGAGTCGGCGGCCGTGGCCATCGCCTTCCGGCTCGCGCACCTGAGGCCGCCCCAACCGCTCGCTCAGGATCTGCTGGGCTCGGTGGTGACGGAGCTGGGCGGCAAGGTCGTCGAGGTGCGCATCGACGATCTGCACGACGACATCTACACGGGCCGCGTCTTCCTCACGCAGGGCAAGCGCAAGATGGCCCTGGATGCGCGGCCCTCGGACTCCATCGCCATGGCGCTGGATGGCCAGGCGCGCATCATGGTGACGCGCAAGGTGCTGGACGAGGCCGGCATCACCCGCGACGAGATCGACTCGCTGCGCGAGGGCGGTCCGGGCGTGGGCGGCAGCGGCCCCGGCGACGAGCAGGTGGTACCCATGCCCGGGGATCCGCACCACGGCATGCCGCCTCCGGGCCTCGCCCCGAAGCTGGTGCCCGAGAAGACGGACGAGATCAGCCTGTGA
- a CDS encoding DEAD/DEAH box helicase has product MTSESGPARISADLFWQLVSGVMGIDASGLGPIVQPGSGTPMQITAGAGTGKTTALTLKCLHAVYVEAVPPETIVATTFTKKAARELQSRILSRGQQLVRALRDQFPEKAYERLRLIDLNLVRTGTLDSLVQGVLNEHKAPRDPPPIPIEPFVARGLLLKEGLFARGRHNDDLLTDYLRRLRGRRWPVGLSTAEKARLLYELRFFCLTSGVDTRRYLAQPDPHPGARVAFEALQDFERAMESLRIADYTRLSSLFLERLENGSLKEFARTLRLILVDEYQDTDHLQERIYFGLAAHARRNGGALVVVGDDDQALYRFRGATVGLFRDFVERYERHIGQRPQRHPLVVNRRSTREIIRYCQEFVTNDPGYMEGRTPKPPLVAPPGREDSGVPVYLLVKDGKTAEPLAREVARVICSVLSREGWRPTPGSEEISIDHERGSASDIAIIAASAQERGNDNEPTFIGYLRNELERLGGPPLFNPRGRDFADVTGLRVLLGLLLEAFDPTEALCANERLPRDIRETFEQWRRDARAFTPSPPAHVQPGMDLHQYIDSLRNARSTRAEGPRTLLVSEVIYRLVTWLPYFQDDLEGLAYLEVIQRCLSQGESLGRWGSKIAYDANGPVPASVREFLWNCLVPLAAGDLELDEELLETLPPNRLPVLTIHQAKGLEYPMVIVDIGSWIKDGHAHPALRYPDRDPDKPNLLTREFGPFARYVDEWRTERDARFDDLVRKYFVAASRARQTLLLVAHRGGIAKGTANVAAWTRRDEDQSLGPRTSYTVTLQ; this is encoded by the coding sequence ATGACCTCTGAGAGCGGGCCCGCGCGGATCTCAGCCGATCTCTTCTGGCAGCTCGTCTCCGGAGTCATGGGGATCGACGCCTCGGGGCTGGGGCCCATCGTCCAGCCCGGCTCCGGCACCCCGATGCAGATCACCGCCGGGGCGGGAACGGGCAAGACGACGGCGCTCACGTTGAAATGCCTCCATGCGGTGTACGTGGAGGCGGTTCCGCCCGAGACCATCGTCGCGACGACCTTCACCAAGAAAGCCGCGAGGGAGCTGCAATCGCGCATCCTCTCGCGCGGGCAGCAGCTGGTGAGGGCCCTGCGAGATCAGTTCCCGGAGAAGGCCTATGAGCGGCTGCGCCTGATCGACCTCAACCTCGTGCGCACGGGGACGCTGGACAGCCTGGTGCAGGGGGTGCTCAACGAGCACAAGGCGCCGAGGGATCCTCCGCCGATCCCCATCGAGCCCTTCGTCGCCCGGGGTCTGTTGCTCAAGGAGGGCCTCTTCGCCCGCGGGCGGCACAACGACGACCTGCTCACCGACTACCTGAGACGTCTACGAGGGCGGCGCTGGCCCGTGGGGCTGAGCACCGCGGAGAAGGCCCGGCTCCTCTACGAGCTCCGCTTCTTCTGCCTCACCTCGGGGGTGGACACGCGCAGGTACCTGGCGCAGCCCGATCCGCACCCCGGGGCCAGGGTCGCCTTCGAGGCCCTCCAGGACTTCGAGCGCGCGATGGAGTCGCTGCGCATCGCGGACTACACGCGGCTGTCCTCCCTCTTCCTCGAGCGCCTGGAGAACGGCTCCCTGAAGGAGTTCGCGAGGACGCTGCGGCTCATCCTGGTGGACGAATACCAGGACACGGATCACCTGCAGGAGCGCATCTATTTCGGGCTCGCCGCGCATGCGCGCCGCAACGGAGGAGCGCTCGTGGTGGTGGGAGACGACGATCAGGCGCTCTACCGCTTCCGGGGCGCGACCGTCGGTCTCTTCCGCGACTTCGTCGAGCGCTACGAGCGCCACATCGGCCAGCGTCCCCAGCGGCATCCCCTGGTGGTGAACCGGCGCAGCACGCGGGAGATCATCCGGTACTGCCAGGAGTTCGTGACCAACGATCCCGGCTACATGGAGGGCCGCACGCCCAAACCGCCGCTGGTGGCGCCACCGGGCAGGGAGGACAGCGGCGTTCCCGTCTACCTGCTGGTGAAGGATGGGAAGACGGCGGAGCCTCTCGCGCGGGAGGTGGCGCGGGTCATCTGCTCCGTCCTGTCGCGCGAGGGGTGGCGTCCGACGCCCGGCTCGGAGGAGATCTCCATCGATCACGAGCGCGGCTCGGCCAGCGACATCGCCATCATCGCCGCCAGCGCGCAGGAGCGAGGCAACGACAACGAGCCCACCTTCATCGGGTACCTGCGCAACGAACTCGAGCGGCTGGGGGGCCCTCCGCTCTTCAACCCGCGTGGCCGGGACTTCGCGGACGTGACCGGGCTGCGCGTGCTCCTGGGTCTGCTCCTGGAGGCCTTCGATCCCACGGAGGCGCTCTGCGCGAACGAGCGGCTCCCTCGCGACATCCGCGAGACCTTCGAGCAATGGCGCCGGGACGCTCGGGCCTTCACGCCGTCACCGCCCGCCCATGTGCAGCCGGGGATGGACCTGCACCAGTACATCGATTCGCTGCGCAACGCGCGCTCGACCCGCGCCGAGGGCCCGAGGACGCTGCTCGTGTCCGAGGTCATCTACCGGCTCGTCACCTGGCTCCCCTACTTCCAGGATGACCTGGAGGGGCTCGCGTACCTGGAGGTCATCCAGCGCTGCCTGTCACAGGGGGAGTCCCTGGGCAGATGGGGCTCGAAGATCGCCTACGACGCGAACGGGCCCGTCCCGGCCAGCGTCCGCGAGTTCCTCTGGAACTGCCTGGTGCCCCTGGCCGCCGGAGACCTCGAGCTGGACGAGGAGCTGCTGGAGACCCTGCCGCCCAACCGGCTCCCGGTCCTGACGATCCACCAGGCCAAGGGGTTGGAGTACCCCATGGTCATCGTCGACATCGGCTCTTGGATCAAGGACGGCCATGCCCACCCGGCGCTGCGCTACCCGGATCGCGATCCCGACAAGCCCAACCTGCTCACGCGGGAGTTCGGACCGTTCGCGCGGTACGTGGATGAGTGGCGCACCGAGCGCGATGCGCGCTTCGACGACCTGGTGCGCAAGTACTTCGTCGCGGCGAGCCGGGCCCGGCAGACGCTCCTGCTGGTGGCCCACCGGGGAGGGATCGCCAAGGGCACCGCGAACGTCGCGGCCTGGACGCGGCGCGACGAGGACCAGAGCCTGGGACCCCGCACCTCCTACACGGTGACGCTGCAATGA
- a CDS encoding PD-(D/E)XK nuclease family protein: MKLTPREDYKEIPNYSLTGDLLAFHRCGLQYRLQNRGRLPPSTPVQLWFGGFIHGVMEDAYLSWRDASSDPRYRAFPWDYALSHELQVTVDRTRLRPRNVIAPTNQFNPEPVQEEARSANLRAHEAINLWGPHLFPLIDRPEIPLHGLRDMPETGHPRRADFFEISGIVDVLAAANIRALTDNVLVRKLQEVLPLQDGDFEIIVDYKGTDRPEPSDEMLRVYQWQLETYAWLRSRQEGARPVRAGILLFLTEVHPSREVLGRLAERARLGEPIEGATAEDVEALRNHRWDRPVPPLSEQLRMHRSLYIIPLDAARAETGAGLFDQPVSLIETAVALEIRGEPLSKAWIDTWRRLPTPDGGPRRAPDLKTCIACDHRTYCPIALETHGASAVGAIPKPFSGP; encoded by the coding sequence ATGAAGCTCACGCCTCGCGAGGACTACAAGGAGATCCCCAACTACAGCCTCACGGGGGATCTGCTCGCGTTCCACCGCTGCGGCCTGCAGTACCGCCTGCAGAACCGGGGGCGGCTGCCGCCCTCCACCCCCGTGCAGCTGTGGTTCGGAGGCTTCATCCACGGCGTCATGGAGGATGCGTACCTGTCCTGGAGGGACGCCTCGTCGGACCCGCGCTACCGCGCCTTCCCCTGGGACTACGCGCTCTCCCACGAGCTGCAGGTGACGGTGGATCGCACCCGGCTGCGGCCGCGCAACGTGATCGCCCCCACCAACCAGTTCAACCCCGAGCCCGTCCAGGAGGAGGCCCGGAGCGCCAACCTGCGCGCCCATGAGGCCATCAACCTCTGGGGGCCCCACCTCTTTCCGCTCATCGATCGGCCCGAGATCCCCCTGCACGGCCTGCGGGACATGCCCGAGACGGGCCATCCCCGGCGCGCGGACTTCTTCGAGATCAGCGGCATCGTCGACGTGCTGGCGGCCGCGAACATCCGGGCCCTGACCGACAACGTCCTCGTGCGCAAGCTCCAGGAGGTGCTGCCGCTCCAGGACGGCGATTTCGAGATCATCGTCGACTACAAGGGAACGGACCGCCCGGAGCCCTCCGACGAGATGCTCCGCGTCTACCAGTGGCAGCTGGAGACCTATGCGTGGCTGCGCTCGAGGCAGGAGGGCGCCCGCCCCGTGCGCGCCGGCATCCTGCTGTTCCTCACCGAGGTGCACCCCTCGCGGGAGGTGCTCGGACGGCTGGCGGAGCGGGCCCGGCTGGGGGAGCCCATCGAAGGCGCCACGGCCGAGGACGTGGAGGCGCTGCGCAACCACCGCTGGGACCGCCCGGTGCCACCCCTCAGCGAGCAGCTGCGGATGCACCGCTCGCTGTACATCATCCCGCTCGACGCGGCGCGGGCGGAGACGGGGGCGGGATTGTTCGACCAGCCGGTCTCCCTCATCGAGACGGCGGTGGCCCTGGAGATCCGGGGCGAGCCCCTCTCGAAGGCCTGGATCGACACCTGGCGGCGGCTTCCCACGCCTGACGGCGGACCCCGCCGCGCACCGGACCTGAAGACGTGCATCGCGTGTGACCACCGCACCTACTGCCCCATCGCCCTGGAGACCCATGGGGCGAGCGCGGTGGGAGCCATCCCGAAACCGTTCTCGGGGCCCTGA
- the pyk gene encoding pyruvate kinase yields the protein MRKAKIICTLGPSSDSSEVIEGLIRAGMNVARLNFSHGTHDQHRRRVNLIRRASRKLGVPVGILQDIQGPKIRLGKFESGCLEVKTGQTVIVTTREVMGHENIIPTPIRSLPKDVEPGHPILLDDGRVRLKVQKVQGKDVTCLVELGGVLKDHKGLNLPGAHVSVPTVTEKDEEDLAFGQEVGVDYVALSFVRTADDIRRARQLVSKRGTPLIAKIEKPQAVTNLEAIAREADGIMVARGDLGVEMPLEKLPAIQKHMVRTVNSMGGLVIVATEMLESMVNNARPTRAEVSDVANAILDGADAVMLSGETAAGKYPLEAVATMARIVEETESGVMRSEFRPAPFPNSGDDISTGVAAAAAAAAEQMNIGTIVAYTERGLTARLISEFRPKARIVALTPNPETVNRMALYWGVKPLQVGRCQSTDAMLRQVRRLCKEMGICQAGTPVVIVAGVPLNEPGRTNMMSVHRI from the coding sequence ATGCGCAAGGCGAAGATCATCTGCACGCTGGGACCGTCCTCGGACTCCTCCGAGGTCATTGAGGGACTCATCCGGGCCGGCATGAACGTGGCGCGGCTCAACTTCTCGCACGGGACGCACGATCAGCACCGCCGTCGGGTGAACCTCATCCGGCGCGCCTCGCGCAAGCTGGGGGTGCCGGTGGGCATCCTGCAGGACATCCAGGGGCCGAAGATCCGCCTGGGCAAGTTCGAGAGCGGGTGCCTGGAGGTGAAAACGGGCCAGACGGTGATCGTCACCACGCGCGAGGTGATGGGCCACGAGAACATCATCCCCACGCCCATCCGCTCGCTGCCCAAGGACGTGGAGCCGGGCCACCCCATCCTGCTGGATGACGGGCGGGTGCGGCTGAAGGTGCAGAAGGTCCAGGGCAAGGACGTGACCTGTCTGGTGGAGCTGGGAGGCGTGCTGAAGGACCACAAGGGCCTCAACCTGCCGGGAGCGCACGTGTCGGTGCCCACCGTCACGGAGAAGGACGAGGAGGACCTGGCCTTCGGACAGGAGGTGGGCGTGGACTACGTGGCGCTCTCCTTCGTGCGTACGGCGGACGACATCCGGAGGGCGCGCCAGCTGGTGTCCAAGCGGGGCACACCGCTCATCGCGAAGATCGAGAAGCCACAGGCGGTGACGAACCTGGAGGCGATCGCGCGCGAGGCGGACGGCATCATGGTGGCGCGAGGGGACCTGGGGGTGGAGATGCCGCTGGAGAAGCTGCCGGCCATCCAGAAGCACATGGTGCGGACGGTGAACAGCATGGGAGGCCTGGTCATCGTCGCCACGGAGATGCTGGAGAGCATGGTGAACAACGCCCGGCCCACGCGCGCCGAGGTGTCGGACGTGGCCAACGCCATCCTGGATGGAGCGGACGCGGTGATGCTGTCGGGGGAGACGGCGGCGGGGAAATACCCGCTGGAGGCGGTGGCGACGATGGCGCGGATCGTCGAGGAGACGGAGTCGGGGGTGATGCGCAGCGAATTCCGCCCGGCCCCGTTCCCGAACTCGGGAGACGACATCTCCACGGGAGTGGCGGCGGCGGCGGCGGCGGCGGCCGAGCAGATGAACATCGGCACCATCGTGGCGTACACGGAGCGGGGCCTGACGGCGCGGCTCATCTCCGAGTTCCGGCCGAAGGCGCGGATCGTCGCGCTGACGCCGAACCCGGAGACGGTGAACCGCATGGCGCTCTACTGGGGCGTGAAGCCGCTGCAGGTGGGGCGCTGCCAGTCGACGGACGCGATGCTCCGGCAGGTGCGCCGGCTGTGCAAGGAGATGGGCATCTGCCAGGCGGGTACGCCCGTGGTCATCGTGGCCGGTGTGCCGCTCAACGAGCCGGGGCGCACCAACATGATGTCGGTGCACCGGATTTGA